Proteins encoded in a region of the Streptomyces sp. NBC_00258 genome:
- a CDS encoding DEAD/DEAH box helicase, with product MSSQPVWAEEKIAGNKVRQLLVPGSALEVTDEDGLLRVSNVYGSWPALRTAADAVDGLTAVLPSRSGHEMRWQGSLAAHAPQTVVESYRKAIGFRPYGEPHSLRRPQIGALHAVMGHWASGLGDPGIVVMPTGTGKTETMLALLVAARMERLLVLVPSAALRDQIAGKFETLGILQQEQIVKAAALRPRVGRLEHGFKDPEEAARFVAACNVVVATPQILSRSVGNVRMALLSSFSHLIVDEAHHSPADTWARVIDDFSDRPVLLFTATPFREDGRRLPGRTVFRFPLREAQRLEYFTHINYRAVFGVEDVDRELAELAIGQLRADLEAGHDHLLMARAESIPKAEELGLLYQELAPGFNPTVVHQNVGVTRRKAAVTALRTRECRIIICVDMLGEGFDEPALKIAAMHAARKSLSPMIQFVGRFTRAAEGLGEATVFVAQEPAAGASPLRRLLREDADWNHLLRDLTDRATLTAEETSAFDTSFTGAPEDVAVSVLEPKMSAIAYRAATAEWRPEAALTLCKDNERVLDDAMALGGEDSPVAWYVIERRTPVRWGAPQELEQVVYELIVLYFDTTRRLLYIHGSEKSSTYKDLAEAVLGEGSELINGARTYRVLARLDRLVPTNVGLKDARDYFTRFSLHVGSDVSQGFDTAQEHKSQTHIATSGFDDGDSVSISAAASGRFWSPTTAPSLKAWTDWCDQQGTKLLDSTINLEQIVDGFIIPQDITARPPYALLGVQWPWQVYLGSRDRYTLTYDDRSYSLTDVDFEVDDYSSTGPFLFSLTTPAWRVAYQADYDAKGLVYRPREQDAVIMGSGPAAEPQPLEDWLNAHRPDLFLEGDRLIDDEGKLIAPRYTRRPFDPALLTPLEWQGVDLSKESQRPERRTDSIQYYMSAHLQATSSFDVLLDDDGSGEAADLVGLKVDGRYLDVTLVHCKYSSRPAPGTRVGDLYEVCGQAMRGAKWRRQNALPLLDHLHGRAVQYARRTGGISPYEVGGSKELFTIRDQARLLRPRFHTIIVQPGLQARKVTDEQLLLLAGAEKFVRDTSAGDFTVYCSA from the coding sequence GTGAGCTCGCAGCCCGTGTGGGCTGAAGAAAAAATCGCAGGCAACAAGGTCCGCCAACTGCTGGTCCCCGGCAGCGCATTGGAGGTCACCGACGAGGACGGGCTGCTGCGGGTCTCCAACGTCTACGGCAGCTGGCCCGCCCTGCGCACCGCAGCGGACGCCGTCGACGGGCTGACGGCCGTGCTGCCCAGCCGGTCCGGCCACGAGATGCGCTGGCAGGGCAGCCTGGCGGCGCACGCACCGCAGACGGTGGTGGAGTCGTATCGCAAAGCGATCGGTTTTCGCCCGTACGGTGAGCCGCACAGCCTGCGCCGCCCGCAGATCGGCGCCCTGCATGCGGTGATGGGGCACTGGGCCTCGGGCCTTGGCGACCCGGGCATCGTGGTCATGCCCACCGGCACCGGCAAGACCGAGACCATGCTGGCGCTGCTGGTGGCCGCGCGGATGGAGCGGCTGCTCGTACTGGTGCCCAGTGCGGCTTTGCGGGACCAGATCGCGGGGAAGTTCGAGACGCTCGGCATCCTGCAGCAGGAGCAGATCGTGAAGGCCGCCGCCTTGCGGCCGCGGGTGGGCCGGCTCGAGCACGGGTTCAAGGACCCTGAAGAAGCGGCCCGGTTCGTTGCGGCCTGCAATGTCGTCGTCGCCACCCCGCAGATCCTCAGCAGGAGCGTGGGGAATGTACGGATGGCACTGCTGTCGTCGTTCTCCCATCTGATCGTGGATGAGGCGCACCACTCCCCCGCGGATACGTGGGCAAGGGTGATCGACGACTTCTCCGACCGGCCGGTGCTGTTGTTCACCGCCACCCCGTTTCGGGAGGACGGCCGCAGACTGCCCGGCCGTACCGTGTTCCGTTTCCCGCTGCGGGAGGCCCAGCGGCTGGAGTACTTCACGCACATCAACTACCGGGCGGTGTTCGGTGTCGAGGACGTCGACCGGGAACTGGCCGAACTGGCCATCGGTCAGTTGCGCGCTGATCTGGAAGCCGGGCACGACCACTTGCTGATGGCGCGGGCCGAGAGCATTCCGAAGGCGGAAGAACTCGGCCTGCTCTACCAGGAGTTGGCGCCCGGCTTCAATCCCACCGTGGTGCACCAGAACGTGGGCGTCACGCGCCGCAAAGCGGCCGTGACCGCGCTGCGGACGCGCGAGTGCCGCATCATCATCTGCGTCGACATGCTCGGTGAGGGCTTCGACGAGCCCGCCCTGAAAATCGCGGCCATGCATGCGGCCCGCAAGAGCCTGAGCCCGATGATCCAGTTCGTCGGCCGGTTCACGCGGGCCGCGGAGGGACTGGGTGAGGCCACCGTGTTCGTCGCGCAGGAACCGGCCGCCGGCGCCTCACCGCTGCGCCGCCTGCTGCGCGAGGACGCCGACTGGAATCATCTGCTGCGCGACCTCACCGACCGGGCCACCCTGACCGCCGAGGAGACCAGCGCCTTCGACACCAGCTTCACCGGTGCGCCCGAGGACGTGGCGGTCAGCGTGCTGGAGCCGAAGATGAGCGCGATTGCCTACCGCGCGGCCACCGCCGAGTGGAGACCCGAGGCGGCTCTCACGCTCTGCAAGGACAACGAGCGCGTCCTGGACGACGCCATGGCCCTGGGCGGCGAGGACTCCCCTGTCGCCTGGTACGTCATCGAACGGCGCACCCCCGTGCGCTGGGGCGCACCGCAGGAGCTGGAACAGGTCGTCTACGAACTGATCGTGCTCTACTTCGACACCACCAGACGGCTGCTGTACATCCACGGCTCGGAGAAGTCGAGCACCTACAAGGACCTCGCCGAGGCGGTGCTGGGCGAGGGCAGCGAGCTGATCAACGGGGCGCGCACCTACCGGGTGTTGGCCCGCCTGGACCGGCTGGTGCCGACCAATGTCGGGCTCAAGGACGCGCGGGACTACTTCACCCGATTTTCTCTGCACGTCGGCAGTGACGTATCTCAGGGCTTCGACACCGCTCAGGAGCACAAAAGCCAGACCCATATCGCCACGTCCGGCTTCGACGACGGCGACAGCGTCTCGATCAGTGCCGCGGCCTCGGGCCGGTTCTGGTCCCCCACCACCGCCCCGAGCCTGAAGGCCTGGACCGACTGGTGCGACCAGCAGGGCACCAAACTGCTGGACAGCACCATCAACCTGGAACAGATCGTCGACGGGTTCATCATCCCCCAGGACATCACCGCACGGCCCCCCTACGCGCTGCTGGGCGTCCAGTGGCCCTGGCAGGTCTACCTCGGCTCCCGTGACCGGTACACCCTCACCTACGACGACCGCAGTTACTCGCTCACCGACGTCGACTTCGAGGTCGACGACTACTCCTCCACCGGCCCGTTCCTGTTCTCTCTGACGACCCCCGCCTGGCGGGTGGCCTACCAGGCCGACTACGACGCCAAAGGCCTGGTCTACCGGCCCCGCGAGCAGGACGCCGTCATCATGGGCAGCGGTCCGGCTGCCGAGCCACAGCCGCTGGAGGACTGGCTCAACGCGCACCGGCCCGACCTGTTCCTGGAGGGCGACCGCCTCATCGACGACGAGGGCAAACTCATCGCCCCGCGCTACACCCGCCGACCCTTCGACCCGGCTCTGCTCACACCGCTGGAGTGGCAGGGCGTGGACCTCAGCAAGGAGTCACAGAGGCCGGAGCGCCGCACCGACTCCATCCAGTACTACATGTCGGCCCACCTGCAGGCCACCAGCTCCTTCGATGTCCTCCTCGACGACGACGGCTCCGGCGAGGCGGCCGACCTGGTCGGCCTCAAGGTCGACGGCCGCTACCTGGATGTGACGCTCGTGCACTGCAAGTACTCCTCCAGGCCCGCTCCCGGCACACGGGTCGGCGACCTGTACGAGGTGTGCGGCCAGGCCATGCGCGGTGCCAAGTGGCGGCGCCAGAACGCCCTGCCCCTGCTGGATCATCTGCACGGCCGGGCCGTGCAGTACGCCCGGCGCACCGGCGGCATCTCACCCTACGAAGTCGGGGGGTCCAAGGAGCTGTTCACCATCCGGGATCAGGCCCGTCTGCTGCGGCCTCGCTTCCACACGATCATCGTCCAGCCCGGCCTTCAGGCCCGTAAGGTCACCGACGAGCAGCTCCTGCTCCTCGCGGGCGCGGAGAAGTTCGTCCGGGACACCAGCGCCGGCGACTTCACCGTCTACTGCAGTGCCTAG
- a CDS encoding HEPN domain-containing protein: MDIPISGAWWLSETACVRIPGVLSRAGSDWQLELIGTLPITQSDEEGLALTDLATIHGFCHGQHYTLQGCSVEMVGGPSATFEKIEPGEPGDDQNWMRCSVQTVLRGDLVSDGTLYEQATFQLVGLEEWWPLSGFKGALSDQYDALPGVNITCPDRLDITIGAVEKRARTDRSRTFTESIVVTARRDEGFTLDWLHSEVITPLRALVAIGLQTSSDAFGLRLVPLKEHTSDAVVTGQRSWVDVVEAQPTRTRVPGRSWRRPPALAPGAEAMAAFLSAWIVVSRTCAVALDAVEPRLRENAAQGQLLEAVNAAETLQRQLHPDPREFPFAEEVRQALSDAGCFTSAQRRRVRDAVKFTEMSLEHRLRRLSEGMGVELSEWLFENGSAADWAFCTATARNVLSHGLTPKHTVHTDPAALIAMIEYTRLVIILRLMVEAGLPPGGSLIARMEADGDLRHVQRQRLVDCLRERSILSAECLGHGRA, encoded by the coding sequence ATGGATATACCGATCAGCGGTGCGTGGTGGCTGTCGGAGACTGCATGTGTGCGTATCCCCGGGGTTCTCTCACGGGCCGGTTCAGACTGGCAACTTGAGCTCATCGGGACGCTACCGATCACGCAGTCGGACGAGGAGGGGCTCGCCCTCACTGATCTGGCAACGATTCATGGCTTCTGCCATGGCCAGCACTACACCCTGCAGGGATGCAGCGTCGAGATGGTGGGCGGCCCGTCCGCAACCTTCGAGAAGATCGAGCCCGGTGAGCCGGGCGACGACCAGAACTGGATGCGGTGCAGTGTCCAGACCGTCTTGCGGGGAGATCTCGTTTCCGACGGCACCCTCTATGAACAGGCCACATTCCAACTCGTGGGTTTGGAGGAGTGGTGGCCGTTGTCAGGGTTCAAGGGAGCTTTGTCCGACCAGTACGACGCGCTGCCCGGCGTGAATATCACCTGCCCCGACCGCCTGGACATCACCATCGGTGCTGTGGAGAAACGAGCACGTACTGACCGCTCACGCACCTTCACCGAGTCGATCGTCGTCACAGCACGCCGCGACGAGGGGTTCACCCTCGACTGGCTGCACTCTGAGGTGATCACTCCACTGCGAGCACTGGTCGCCATCGGCCTGCAGACGTCCTCCGACGCCTTCGGTCTGCGGCTGGTGCCGCTGAAGGAGCACACCTCAGATGCCGTCGTGACCGGGCAACGGTCCTGGGTCGACGTCGTCGAAGCCCAGCCGACCCGCACAAGGGTGCCAGGACGATCGTGGCGCAGGCCTCCGGCACTTGCTCCCGGCGCCGAGGCTATGGCAGCTTTTCTCTCGGCGTGGATTGTCGTGTCCCGCACATGCGCGGTTGCCCTGGACGCTGTAGAGCCCCGGCTGCGGGAAAACGCCGCGCAGGGGCAGCTACTCGAAGCGGTCAACGCAGCTGAGACTCTGCAACGGCAGCTGCATCCGGATCCCAGAGAATTCCCCTTCGCCGAAGAGGTCAGACAGGCGCTTTCCGATGCAGGCTGCTTCACCAGTGCCCAGCGGCGCCGTGTCCGTGACGCTGTGAAGTTCACTGAGATGTCTTTGGAACACCGACTGCGCCGTCTCTCCGAAGGCATGGGGGTGGAGCTGTCCGAGTGGCTGTTCGAGAACGGCTCGGCAGCAGACTGGGCGTTCTGCACGGCAACGGCCCGCAATGTTCTGAGCCATGGGCTCACCCCCAAACACACCGTGCACACCGACCCAGCAGCGCTGATCGCAATGATCGAGTACACACGGCTCGTCATCATCTTGCGACTGATGGTGGAGGCAGGCCTGCCGCCAGGAGGCTCCCTCATCGCTCGCATGGAGGCAGACGGCGACTTGCGCCACGTACAGCGTCAACGCCTCGTCGATTGCTTGCGCGAAAGATCGATCCTAAGCGCTGAGTGCCTGGGTCATGGCCGAGCTTGA
- a CDS encoding helicase associated domain-containing protein encodes MCARHGRWLLDVGDGHDLEYLDVGGCRELAAAQARWPRVARRAVRAGAEPGDVFAVARAVVCGWWQQEAFWQREWVWGQRLERVALDTSRRNEAARQWLAAWWQLVARDAVVFPEVVAVAAALVDPALRLLAADERPFVRRSRHHGRFVTALGDRLERDWLEEVERPERPSALQAWMRGLARELRSPSLPGSAHSGMWRVQAVQQPAEVGAGLRLLATTSPDAFRQHAGSAGWRAELWVPRRAGQGAGLRTVSQERFREGFGHARRYVARHGHLTVPHADAPQDGFDLGRWLANLRAASAGLPPEYVRALAELDVWWNPPWPISWQRAWHRTRAHTLAHGPLSGGDNLAGLPRWLERWLRRQIADYSQLAAEQQQLLAQVGLTAAEIDRFHAWPARRRSVMHGLEAARAYTARHGHLAVSQPTTHDGFALGKWLNQVRHRQRAATPTRLGRQLTALDTWWNPPWPLDWQRYYWAARHHLHGLPDGMVWWPGRPDEAQTRQWLHEQQASSEHLHDGQRELVRSLAADTYGAGHRGCR; translated from the coding sequence GTGTGTGCACGGCACGGGCGGTGGTTGCTGGACGTCGGCGATGGTCACGACCTGGAGTATCTGGACGTGGGCGGGTGCCGGGAGCTGGCTGCCGCCCAGGCGCGGTGGCCTCGGGTGGCCCGGCGGGCGGTGCGCGCAGGCGCGGAGCCGGGTGATGTGTTCGCGGTGGCACGGGCGGTGGTGTGCGGGTGGTGGCAGCAGGAAGCGTTCTGGCAGCGGGAGTGGGTATGGGGTCAGCGCCTTGAGCGGGTCGCTCTCGACACCAGCCGCAGAAACGAGGCGGCGCGGCAGTGGCTGGCGGCGTGGTGGCAGCTGGTCGCGCGGGACGCGGTTGTCTTCCCCGAGGTGGTGGCGGTGGCGGCCGCGTTGGTGGATCCGGCTCTGCGGCTGCTGGCGGCGGATGAACGACCGTTTGTCCGCCGGTCCCGGCACCATGGCCGTTTCGTGACCGCACTCGGAGACCGGCTGGAGCGCGACTGGCTGGAGGAGGTGGAGCGGCCGGAGAGACCGAGCGCCCTGCAGGCATGGATGAGGGGGCTGGCCCGCGAGCTGCGCTCACCGTCTCTGCCCGGTTCGGCACACAGCGGGATGTGGCGAGTGCAAGCGGTCCAACAGCCTGCCGAAGTGGGGGCGGGACTGCGCCTGTTGGCCACCACTTCCCCAGACGCCTTCCGGCAGCATGCCGGGTCGGCGGGGTGGCGGGCCGAGTTGTGGGTACCTCGGCGCGCGGGGCAGGGCGCCGGGTTGAGGACTGTGTCCCAGGAGCGATTCCGGGAGGGTTTTGGTCACGCGCGCAGGTATGTGGCCCGGCACGGGCATCTGACCGTCCCGCACGCCGACGCCCCGCAGGACGGTTTCGACCTGGGCCGATGGCTGGCAAACCTGCGCGCCGCCTCTGCCGGCTTGCCGCCCGAGTACGTGCGGGCGCTGGCGGAACTGGATGTGTGGTGGAACCCGCCCTGGCCGATCAGCTGGCAGCGGGCCTGGCACCGGACCCGTGCTCACACCCTCGCCCACGGCCCCCTCAGCGGTGGTGACAATCTGGCCGGGCTGCCGCGCTGGCTCGAGCGGTGGTTGCGCCGCCAGATCGCCGACTACTCCCAGCTGGCCGCGGAACAACAGCAACTGCTCGCCCAGGTAGGCCTCACGGCCGCCGAGATCGACCGCTTCCACGCCTGGCCCGCGCGACGCCGCAGCGTGATGCATGGCCTGGAGGCTGCTCGCGCCTACACCGCCCGCCACGGCCACCTGGCCGTCTCCCAGCCAACCACCCACGACGGGTTCGCCCTGGGCAAGTGGCTCAACCAAGTGCGCCACCGCCAGCGCGCCGCCACCCCCACGCGTCTCGGCCGGCAGCTCACGGCCCTGGACACCTGGTGGAACCCGCCCTGGCCACTGGACTGGCAGCGGTACTACTGGGCCGCCCGCCATCACCTCCACGGCCTGCCCGACGGCATGGTGTGGTGGCCCGGCAGACCAGACGAGGCGCAGACCCGCCAGTGGCTGCACGAGCAACAGGCCTCATCGGAGCATCTGCACGACGGGCAAAGGGAGTTGGTGCGCAGCCTGGCAGCAGACACATATGGTGCCGGCCACCGAGGCTGCCGGTGA
- a CDS encoding AAA family ATPase encodes MTDEHAPATSERSLLVIAVSDYDDGTPAKRRAFREGIDAQVAVVEDWWNSSRLDDQRRFTPSHPPKPLRSVHDLRTFLIDKDFIDASDDEALVIYLTGHGLAPAGPQHFLRLPDTHTDRPLATAFPTAELIAAALDSPAEHVLVMVDSCFSGRLAEELDRTLKALHPDRHALSSLVVLAAGNEDSTPRLRAFTSALAAVHAHCADEANGYARSHLSWEDFHTILDTVWDPAQMADLHVLWPPRSVSRRLAARELSPCLPNPGHTDTTLLEDARSQLGWTRPDVDDYWITRASGQMSGDAGWYFTGRTALVTRMNAFLAGSDSTLIVTGQAGSGKSALLARLVTLSDPRFCDNLIYRPYLEAIPEELRVPIGAIDAAVLARNTDPQELSAALYRALTGQPVPTGTDASELLRGHARTILARTGRPLTVVVDGIDEAKTPRRIITDVLGPLAALRSDSRNAVRLILGIRSSPPPSRHTLPVKDTHADRGLLDLLRQATHATAPLRTDDDSAQEDIAAYTAALLHAEPATGSRLVHRSNQSIADVTAAIAQEVTPSFLDARLAAQQLHARTFLPAPSDAPWRRQLREGTQELLRQDLADVAQHTRTRPEDLLAVLRATAFALGAGLPWATVWPAAVRGLEPGCDTPEATIRLVRNSRLTGYLTTAVEDGRTVYRPIHERVSETLRTAPQTLLIEQTLPGFDDTPDTGSAQVHAHLTQAFARLLAAAPQQPPHPYLRRHLIAHAEAGGVLDDAHIPASFLPFETHGRIRGALGLPVTAQTDTRRLAAWSRIEPFLADAPPTARADSLAMAEQADSAQPVPRPDTLPRPPSLVPRWNRLHLPNNILAGTPSGVCQLVTFRSADQSTIVAAGHVDGAVTMWDARTGVPFGAPFTNLGPYVRAMTVLSTRRRKTAPLLVVGSDAGLWRCDPETGRIWSLLDGRIRAIASFTGPDRDTVLAVATPQGVLTMDPYTGAIVRERPRTLERRPATVHDLETITLPDGQTLLAIGEDGSHIPLLDAHTLESAGQLPGMGMGTSALQAFTDRHGQPRLAIASRSGKGVRIFDPVTRRPQPHAPIRRSVASMAHFPDLAYGGLLVLGSGVDGSITLVDPGDGELLYTLPAEHTKAIRGLAVLRVGREPIVVSGSMDGTIRLWDPARDDAHDNRSADQHADHVALLPQQTGPHRLITGYDANTLTEISPTTGRTTSHPHDGPDLPGHHITALAAPDHSSRHRPTPLAVGYSDGSLRILTEEGDHHVLQTPIDRTRRGHARTLLFLPTAPSQPPVLAAGFSNSCLVYYTLDDEYALYWDTLHTDGTIRALAAAPAGESLLLAVATRTVRLLHPGQPAHALLPQRIGSAHSLAFITLPAAPDPFLATGGADGAIRLWNPAAPRREALPVLQGHRGKVTALTVLHHPAHSQPLLLSASTDDTTIRAWDCQTGEEILRLITAAPITALAVLPPDINGQDSQPTIVFGSPRGIAASTVHL; translated from the coding sequence ATGACCGACGAGCACGCCCCCGCCACCTCCGAGCGCAGCCTCCTCGTGATCGCCGTCAGCGACTACGACGACGGCACTCCGGCCAAACGCAGGGCCTTCCGCGAGGGGATCGACGCCCAGGTCGCCGTCGTCGAGGACTGGTGGAACAGCTCTCGCTTGGACGACCAGCGCCGCTTCACTCCCTCCCACCCGCCCAAGCCACTGCGGAGCGTTCATGACCTGAGAACGTTCCTCATCGACAAGGACTTCATCGACGCATCTGATGACGAGGCTCTCGTCATCTATCTCACCGGCCATGGCCTGGCCCCTGCGGGACCCCAGCACTTCCTCCGTCTGCCCGACACCCACACCGACCGGCCCCTGGCCACCGCATTCCCCACAGCCGAACTCATCGCCGCGGCCCTCGACTCTCCGGCCGAGCACGTGCTGGTCATGGTCGACTCCTGCTTCTCCGGTCGCCTTGCCGAAGAGCTCGACCGCACTCTCAAGGCTCTGCATCCCGACCGGCATGCCCTGAGCTCGCTGGTCGTCCTGGCCGCAGGCAACGAAGACAGCACACCCCGCCTGCGCGCCTTCACCTCCGCCCTGGCGGCCGTTCACGCTCATTGTGCCGACGAAGCCAACGGCTACGCCCGCTCCCACCTGAGCTGGGAAGACTTCCATACCATCCTGGACACAGTGTGGGATCCGGCGCAGATGGCCGACCTCCATGTCCTGTGGCCGCCTCGCAGTGTCAGCCGCCGTCTCGCCGCCCGTGAGCTGAGCCCCTGTCTGCCCAACCCCGGCCACACCGACACCACCCTGCTGGAGGACGCCCGGAGCCAACTCGGATGGACACGGCCCGATGTCGACGACTACTGGATCACCAGGGCCAGCGGTCAGATGTCCGGCGACGCGGGCTGGTACTTCACCGGCCGCACCGCACTCGTCACCCGCATGAACGCCTTCCTCGCTGGCAGCGACAGCACGCTCATCGTCACCGGGCAGGCCGGCTCCGGCAAAAGCGCGCTGCTGGCCCGCCTGGTCACCCTCAGCGACCCGCGCTTCTGCGACAACCTCATCTACCGCCCCTATCTGGAGGCGATCCCAGAAGAACTGCGGGTGCCCATCGGCGCCATCGACGCCGCGGTGCTGGCCCGCAACACCGACCCGCAGGAACTGTCCGCAGCGCTCTACCGGGCACTCACCGGCCAGCCCGTGCCGACCGGCACGGACGCCTCCGAGCTGCTGCGCGGCCATGCCCGCACCATCCTGGCCCGCACCGGCCGACCGCTCACCGTGGTCGTCGACGGCATCGACGAAGCGAAGACCCCCCGCCGCATCATCACCGACGTCCTGGGCCCCCTGGCCGCCCTGCGCAGCGACAGCAGGAACGCGGTCCGGCTCATCCTCGGCATCCGCAGCTCACCACCCCCCTCCCGCCACACCCTGCCGGTCAAGGACACGCACGCCGACCGAGGCCTCCTCGACCTGCTCCGACAGGCCACCCACGCAACCGCCCCACTGCGCACCGACGATGACAGTGCACAAGAGGACATCGCCGCCTACACCGCAGCCCTGCTGCACGCCGAACCCGCCACAGGATCCCGGCTGGTCCACCGCAGCAACCAGTCCATTGCCGACGTCACCGCCGCCATCGCACAGGAAGTCACCCCTTCCTTCCTGGACGCCCGGCTGGCCGCCCAGCAACTGCACGCCCGCACCTTCCTGCCCGCGCCGTCCGACGCCCCATGGCGCCGCCAACTGCGCGAGGGCACCCAGGAACTGCTGCGGCAGGACCTCGCGGACGTCGCCCAGCACACCCGCACCAGGCCCGAGGACCTCCTGGCCGTCCTGCGCGCCACGGCGTTCGCCCTGGGCGCCGGACTGCCCTGGGCGACCGTGTGGCCGGCCGCCGTCCGCGGCCTCGAACCCGGCTGCGACACCCCGGAAGCGACGATCCGGCTGGTGCGCAACAGCCGCCTCACCGGATACCTGACGACCGCCGTCGAAGACGGCCGAACCGTCTACCGGCCCATCCACGAACGCGTCAGCGAAACCCTGCGCACCGCCCCCCAGACCCTGCTCATCGAGCAGACCCTGCCCGGTTTCGACGACACCCCTGACACCGGCAGCGCCCAGGTACACGCCCATCTGACCCAGGCCTTTGCCCGCCTGCTCGCCGCCGCCCCCCAGCAGCCGCCGCATCCCTACCTGCGCCGTCACCTGATCGCCCACGCCGAGGCGGGCGGTGTCCTCGACGACGCGCACATCCCCGCATCGTTCCTGCCCTTCGAAACCCACGGCCGCATCCGCGGCGCCCTGGGACTTCCCGTCACCGCTCAGACAGACACCCGGCGCCTGGCCGCCTGGTCCCGCATCGAGCCGTTCCTGGCCGACGCCCCGCCCACCGCACGGGCCGACAGCCTGGCAATGGCCGAACAGGCCGACAGCGCTCAACCCGTGCCGCGCCCCGACACCCTGCCCCGGCCGCCGTCACTGGTACCCCGCTGGAACCGGCTCCACCTGCCCAACAACATCCTCGCGGGCACCCCCAGCGGCGTCTGCCAGCTCGTCACCTTCCGCAGCGCGGACCAATCGACCATCGTGGCCGCCGGTCACGTCGACGGCGCCGTCACCATGTGGGATGCCCGCACCGGAGTCCCCTTCGGCGCACCCTTCACCAACCTCGGACCCTATGTCCGCGCCATGACCGTCCTGAGCACACGCCGGAGGAAAACCGCCCCGCTCCTTGTGGTGGGCAGCGATGCCGGCCTGTGGCGGTGCGACCCGGAGACCGGACGCATCTGGAGCCTGCTGGACGGCCGCATCAGAGCCATCGCATCCTTCACCGGACCAGACCGGGACACCGTGCTGGCCGTTGCGACGCCGCAGGGCGTGCTCACGATGGACCCCTACACCGGAGCCATCGTGCGCGAACGCCCTCGCACGCTTGAACGCCGTCCCGCCACCGTCCACGACCTGGAGACCATCACCCTGCCCGACGGCCAGACGCTGCTGGCCATCGGAGAAGACGGCTCACACATCCCGCTGCTGGACGCACACACCCTCGAGAGCGCCGGCCAACTGCCCGGCATGGGCATGGGCACCTCGGCGCTGCAGGCATTCACCGACCGGCACGGCCAACCTCGTCTGGCGATCGCCTCCCGTTCCGGCAAAGGCGTGCGGATCTTCGACCCCGTCACCAGACGACCACAACCCCATGCCCCCATCCGCCGGTCAGTGGCCTCGATGGCCCACTTCCCTGACCTCGCCTACGGCGGGCTGCTGGTCCTCGGCAGCGGTGTCGACGGAAGCATCACCCTGGTCGATCCCGGCGACGGAGAACTGCTCTACACACTGCCCGCCGAACACACCAAGGCCATCCGCGGCCTGGCCGTCCTACGGGTGGGCAGGGAACCAATCGTCGTGTCCGGTTCCATGGACGGAACCATCCGGCTCTGGGATCCCGCCCGCGACGACGCCCACGACAACCGGAGTGCCGACCAGCACGCAGACCATGTCGCCCTCCTCCCGCAACAGACCGGCCCGCATCGCCTCATCACCGGCTACGACGCGAACACCCTCACAGAGATCTCTCCCACAACCGGGCGCACGACGTCCCACCCGCACGATGGCCCCGACCTTCCCGGCCACCACATCACCGCCCTGGCTGCCCCGGACCACTCCTCCCGCCACCGTCCCACGCCCCTTGCCGTCGGCTACAGCGACGGGAGCCTTCGCATCCTCACCGAAGAAGGCGACCACCATGTCCTGCAGACACCGATCGACCGCACCCGCCGCGGCCATGCCCGCACCCTGCTCTTCCTGCCGACCGCACCGTCCCAACCCCCTGTCCTGGCCGCGGGGTTCAGCAACTCCTGTCTCGTCTACTACACCCTCGACGACGAGTACGCCTTATACTGGGACACACTGCACACCGATGGCACCATCCGTGCCCTGGCCGCAGCACCCGCCGGCGAATCACTCCTGCTGGCGGTGGCCACCCGCACCGTCCGCCTGCTGCACCCCGGCCAACCGGCCCACGCCCTCCTGCCCCAGCGCATCGGCAGCGCGCACAGCCTGGCCTTCATCACACTCCCCGCCGCACCAGACCCGTTCCTTGCAACCGGCGGCGCCGACGGCGCCATCAGGCTGTGGAACCCCGCCGCACCGCGCAGGGAAGCTCTGCCTGTTCTGCAAGGCCACCGAGGGAAAGTGACCGCCCTGACCGTCCTGCACCACCCGGCCCACTCCCAGCCCCTGCTGCTCAGCGCCAGCACGGACGACACCACCATCCGGGCATGGGACTGCCAGACCGGCGAAGAGATACTGCGGCTGATCACCGCAGCCCCCATCACTGCACTCGCGGTGCTCCCGCCCGACATCAACGGCCAGGACAGCCAGCCAACCATCGTCTTCGGCAGCCCTCGAGGGATCGCCGCGTCGACCGTCCACCTCTGA